From Candidatus Xianfuyuplasma coldseepsis:
CCGGGAAAACAACGTTTGCCAATCGCCTCCGAATCGAACTGATGACGCGTGGTCTACGACCAATCCGAATCAGCCTCGATGATTACTATCTCAATCGCGAAGACATTCCAGTTGAACCCGATGGATCAATCGATTTGGAATCCATCAACGCACTCGATGTTGCACTATTCAATGCGAATATGAAAGATCTCATCGCTGGTAAAACGGTTGAATTGCCAGTATTCGATTTCGCTTCGAAGAAACGCGGTGGTTATCGGACGATGCACGTTACGGAGGATAATCCCATCATCATTGAAGGGATTCACGCTCTCAATGATCTAATGACTAGCAGTATTCACAAAAATCAAACCTACAAGATATACATCTCACCACAATTACAACTAAATCTTGATAATCACAATCCAATCAGCATTACGAATCTTCGTTTATTGCGACGTATTGTACGCGATAAACAATTTCGAAACGCTAGCGCTCTGCGAACCTTGTCAATGTGGCAAAGCGTACGAAACGGAGAATTCAAATGGATTTATCCCAACCAAGAACATGCGGACTATGTGTACAACTCCGGACTACAGTATGAACTGAACGTCTTAAAGAAATACGCATTGCCTACACTACAAGAAATTCCAAATGATAGTGAATACTACATGATGGCAAACCGCTTAATTAAATTCTTGAAATACTTCAAGGACATTAACGATGATCTCGTACCAAACAATAGTTTACTCCGTGAATTTATTGGTGGTAGTTGTTTCCATGAAGAATAGCACACAGATGTGTGCTTTTTTTTATGAACTATTCGACAAAAAAAAGAGGACATCAGTCCTCTTGTGCAAATTTTTTCAACTCTTCGCCATCCATGCGGAATGGAATCCACCCTCGCAATGGTTTTGCCCCGAGGTTTTCATAGAACCGAATCGATGGTTTGTTCCATTCAAGACAGTCCCACTCAAACCGCAAACAATGATTTTCTAGTGCGGTTTTTGCCAAGTACTTCAATACCATTTTCCCGTATCCTTTTCCACGTTCTTCATCACTGACAAAGAAATCTTCTAGATGCAGTGTCGGACGAGCTAAAAAGGTCGAAAATTTGTAGAAGTATACGGCAAATCCAATTGGTTTTTCATCGCGGCGTAAGAAAATGACTTCGGCACGATTCATATCGAAAATATTGCGTTCTATATCTTCCACGCTTGCTTTTACATATTTTCGCATCCGTTCATATTTTGCCAATCCTTTGATAAATTCCAGTATGATTGGTGCTTCTTCTCGTTTTGCTTTTGAAATGGTTACATCATTCATATGGTCACTCCTTCTTTGTAATTGATAATCCTTACACTAATATTGTATCATAGAACCGAAAAAATCAATATCATTTGATTTAAAAAAAAGAGCCATGGCTCTATTTTTTAGATTGAATTCGATTTAAATACTGAATAATTTTTTGGCGATCATTAATTGTAAATTGATGCGAACTGTCTTTTTGAAATTCAATCACTTTCGCTTCTTCTAAAACTTTATATACCGCTTTGAATTTTTTAAATTTCGTTTGCGATAGATTTAAATTGTCATCAATTTGACGAAATCGATTGTTTGTATCAAGGGTCGTATAAACCTTTTCTTCTTGATAGGAACGCATAACTTTCAAAATACCTGCAACTGCTCGAATATTAAGATCCGTTGTTAAATACGGCTTGATTTTCATAAAATCAGTGGTCTTACGCTTGGTTGTTGTTGCTGTCGTTGTTGTTTTCTTCGTTGGTTTTGGTGTTGGAATCACTTTGAAATCATCCATGATTAGAATTTTATCCGTCGATGATTTGAACACTGTTCGTTGCGAGTCTTCTGGTGTCGCAACCAACCATACTTGACGATTGAACTTACGCAGCGTATTCATTACAATCGAATAATCGGAATCACTTGTTAAGAATACAAACAAGTCAAATTCGGGATTACCGACATGCAGTTTTTCGAGTGCATCAACACTAATCATTAAATCCGCTCGATTTTTCTTATTAGCGATGTGCGGTGCGTCTTCAATCGTGAAATTAAGTTCACTTAACTGATTGCGGAATCGCTTTAAGTTATTCGAATCTCCAATTGCTTTTTTTAGTCCAAATACTGCTTTATCTACGTCATCAAACTCATTACTTACTTGCAAGCGAATATCATCAAGTAAGTCTTCAAAACTGATCATACCTTGAATATTCTCAACATCTAAATAGATGGCTATTGATATTTGTTTCATGTGTACCTCCTTCTATATGTACGCTAGTATTATAACACACTTATTGATTGGGACAAAGAGTACAAAAAAAACTCATTTCTGAGTTTAGTTTGCTAATTCTTCACGTTCTAATTTTTTCAAGAAATCATGCAATGGTTTTTCAGGAACAAACCCAACGTTTTGACCCAATACTTCTTGCCCATTAAAGAACAATAATGTTGGTACGCTAGACACACCATATTGATAGGCCTGTGGATGTTCATTGGCATCCGCTGCGATAAATACAACATCTTGTAAGTCTTCATTCGTAGCCAATTTTTCAAAGATTGGTTTTAACATTTTACATGGTGGACATGTTGTAGTTGCAAATTTAACAATCCCAATTTTTCCATCTTGCAAGTAATCTTGAACGGTTTCGTTCGCTTTTAGTTCAACAAACATGTGAATCACACTCCTTTTATATTTACGTAGATATTGTACTCTTATTTGCATCTTTTTTCAAATAGTTTGCTCACAAACCAAAAATCGATAAATTCAATCCGATATCATGGTATAATAAGCTGAGGTGGTTCGATGGAAACCAATGTAAATCAATACGTTCATCAGGTCTTACAATCGCATATAACTCCCAGTACAGTTGCCATTGATGCGACATGTGGGAATGGTCACGATACGCTCTTTTTAGCCAATCACTGTCTCCACGTTCACGCGTTTGACATTCAAGCACAAGCAATCCAGGCTACCAAAAACAAGATACCAACAAAGAATGTTACCTTTTATCATCAGTCCCATGATACGTTCTTGACACTATTTAAACCGCAGTCCATTGATCTTATCGTATACAACTTAGGTTACTTACCAGGAACGGATCATGCCATTACCACAACCCCACAAACCACCCTTACGTCACTC
This genomic window contains:
- a CDS encoding GNAT family N-acetyltransferase, with translation MNDVTISKAKREEAPIILEFIKGLAKYERMRKYVKASVEDIERNIFDMNRAEVIFLRRDEKPIGFAVYFYKFSTFLARPTLHLEDFFVSDEERGKGYGKMVLKYLAKTALENHCLRFEWDCLEWNKPSIRFYENLGAKPLRGWIPFRMDGEELKKFAQED
- a CDS encoding tRNA (mnm(5)s(2)U34)-methyltransferase, translated to METNVNQYVHQVLQSHITPSTVAIDATCGNGHDTLFLANHCLHVHAFDIQAQAIQATKNKIPTKNVTFYHQSHDTFLTLFKPQSIDLIVYNLGYLPGTDHAITTTPQTTLTSLQQALDILSIHGLISLTIYIGHAGGKQEAETIENFLCTLDKHDYTIQKVTYFNRKQSPYVVFIQKEK
- a CDS encoding NYN domain-containing protein; protein product: MKQISIAIYLDVENIQGMISFEDLLDDIRLQVSNEFDDVDKAVFGLKKAIGDSNNLKRFRNQLSELNFTIEDAPHIANKKNRADLMISVDALEKLHVGNPEFDLFVFLTSDSDYSIVMNTLRKFNRQVWLVATPEDSQRTVFKSSTDKILIMDDFKVIPTPKPTKKTTTTATTTKRKTTDFMKIKPYLTTDLNIRAVAGILKVMRSYQEEKVYTTLDTNNRFRQIDDNLNLSQTKFKKFKAVYKVLEEAKVIEFQKDSSHQFTINDRQKIIQYLNRIQSKK
- a CDS encoding thioredoxin family protein — protein: MFVELKANETVQDYLQDGKIGIVKFATTTCPPCKMLKPIFEKLATNEDLQDVVFIAADANEHPQAYQYGVSSVPTLLFFNGQEVLGQNVGFVPEKPLHDFLKKLEREELAN